One window of the Agrobacterium larrymoorei genome contains the following:
- a CDS encoding response regulator: MKITGQEVTIVMIEDDEGHARLIEKNVRRAGVNNEIVPFTLGNKALDYILGPDRDGLVSKDRYILVLLDLNLPDMSGIRILEQIKSNEHTRRLPVVVLTTTDDETEIQKCYDLGANVYITKPVDYEGFATAIRNLGLFFSVIQVP, encoded by the coding sequence ATGAAAATCACCGGCCAGGAAGTCACGATCGTCATGATCGAAGACGATGAAGGACACGCCCGCCTCATCGAAAAGAATGTGCGACGCGCAGGCGTCAATAACGAGATCGTGCCCTTCACGCTTGGCAACAAGGCGCTGGATTACATTCTCGGACCGGACCGCGACGGCCTCGTCAGCAAGGACCGATATATTCTCGTTCTTCTTGACCTCAATCTTCCCGATATGTCTGGAATCAGGATATTGGAGCAGATCAAAAGCAACGAGCATACCAGGCGTCTGCCTGTGGTCGTGCTGACGACGACAGATGACGAGACTGAAATCCAGAAGTGCTACGATCTCGGCGCAAACGTCTATATTACAAAGCCAGTCGACTACGAAGGCTTTGCAACCGCGATCAGAAACCTTGGCCTCTTCTTCTCGGTGATACAGGTTCCATAA
- a CDS encoding sensor histidine kinase — translation MHILYVDDDPAVARLATRVLGRHGVQVDHAPSVALGLEKFNAGIFDAVVLDHYFHGGTGLQFLNAIGDRSRDTPVLYVTGASEAQIAIDALKAGAADYVIKTVADDFFPLLLTSIEQVCANFQLRKEKEEAERLLVRAKERAELMAKEMNHRIANSLSLVSAMIRMQMIAASSEEARTVLSETQNRISAIAGVHRSLYTADNMGVVDLDAYLSSIINELAKSGPDNERIRIKTEMETISAAPDQAVALGVIVTELATNSLKYAYPSGDGDIRIALKSREGKLQLTVEDDGVGMGSKPKPQGTGLGTKLISAMAQSLKATVEQSSVQAHSGTRICVEWEATPA, via the coding sequence GTGCATATACTTTATGTCGATGATGATCCCGCAGTCGCTCGGCTCGCTACACGCGTGCTGGGTCGGCACGGCGTTCAGGTCGACCATGCACCCTCCGTCGCTCTTGGGCTTGAGAAATTCAACGCCGGCATATTCGACGCCGTGGTGCTCGACCATTATTTCCATGGCGGCACCGGCTTGCAATTTCTCAATGCCATCGGCGACCGCAGCCGCGATACACCCGTTCTTTATGTCACTGGCGCCAGCGAGGCCCAGATCGCTATCGACGCGTTGAAGGCGGGTGCCGCGGATTACGTCATCAAAACGGTTGCCGACGACTTCTTCCCGCTGCTCTTGACCTCAATCGAACAGGTCTGCGCCAACTTCCAGCTCCGCAAAGAGAAAGAGGAGGCCGAGCGTCTTCTCGTGCGGGCCAAGGAACGCGCAGAATTGATGGCCAAGGAGATGAACCACCGCATCGCCAACAGCCTGTCACTGGTGTCGGCCATGATCCGCATGCAGATGATCGCAGCTTCCAGCGAAGAGGCGCGCACCGTTCTATCCGAAACCCAGAACCGTATCTCCGCCATCGCGGGTGTTCACCGCAGCCTCTACACCGCCGACAATATGGGTGTGGTCGATCTTGACGCCTATCTGTCCTCGATCATCAACGAACTGGCGAAATCCGGCCCGGACAATGAGCGCATTCGCATCAAGACGGAAATGGAAACGATCAGCGCAGCACCCGATCAGGCGGTGGCACTCGGCGTGATCGTGACAGAGCTTGCCACCAACTCCCTCAAATACGCCTATCCCAGCGGTGACGGCGATATCCGAATTGCGCTCAAGAGCCGCGAGGGCAAGCTGCAACTGACCGTCGAGGACGATGGTGTGGGCATGGGCAGCAAGCCGAAACCGCAAGGAACCGGGCTTGGCACGAAGCTCATTTCGGCCATGGCTCAAAGCCTCAAGGCGACGGTGGAGCAGAGCAGTGTTCAGGCGCATTCCGGAACACGTATCTGCGTGGAATGGGAAGCGACGCCGGCCTGA
- a CDS encoding L,D-transpeptidase, with the protein MKKHETTRRSFLFGTGGLALTALSGCTTTPRETVETRPRVDPYYAEVYGPKPDEQFPLPAIPYQKIDPRFYRQMVENPTGERPGTIVVDTANHFLYLTYENNQAMRYGVGLGRAGFEWAGRGVIQYKRQWPRWTPPDEMVARQPELAPYSAANGGMAPGLMNPLGARALYIFKDGRDTIYRLHGSPEWWTIGKSVSSGCVRLMNQDIVDLYNRVPDGTPIVVTSLAPSSQVMAGAPAPQVVAGLPGTY; encoded by the coding sequence TTGAAGAAGCATGAAACGACACGCCGGAGCTTTCTGTTCGGCACTGGCGGACTAGCCCTGACAGCACTTTCAGGGTGCACCACCACGCCACGCGAGACGGTGGAAACGCGCCCGAGAGTCGATCCCTATTACGCCGAAGTCTATGGACCTAAGCCGGATGAGCAGTTCCCGCTGCCCGCGATCCCATACCAGAAAATCGATCCGCGTTTCTATCGTCAGATGGTCGAGAACCCGACCGGCGAGCGACCGGGAACGATCGTCGTCGATACGGCGAACCACTTCCTTTATCTCACCTATGAGAATAACCAGGCGATGCGCTATGGCGTGGGCCTGGGACGGGCCGGCTTCGAGTGGGCGGGCAGGGGTGTCATCCAGTACAAGCGCCAGTGGCCGCGCTGGACTCCGCCAGACGAGATGGTCGCACGTCAGCCGGAACTTGCGCCCTACAGTGCTGCCAATGGCGGCATGGCTCCCGGCTTGATGAACCCATTGGGCGCAAGGGCGCTCTACATCTTCAAGGACGGTCGCGATACGATCTATCGGCTGCACGGTTCGCCGGAATGGTGGACGATCGGCAAGTCCGTCTCGTCCGGCTGCGTCCGCCTGATGAACCAGGACATTGTTGATCTCTACAATCGTGTCCCGGACGGCACGCCCATTGTCGTGACCTCGCTTGCTCCATCGTCACAGGTTATGGCGGGTGCGCCTGCTCCGCAGGTCGTTGCTGGTTTGCCGGGTACTTACTAA
- a CDS encoding L,D-transpeptidase family protein, translating to MIASARAAAVIGLCASLAACTSMGFDSASKEPPKLSSKVAAAMSAKGMKPENPVLVRIFKQESELEVWKVDKTGNYALFKSYPMCRWSGKLGPKTKSGDRQAPEGFYHVSSSMLNPNSQYYVSFNLGYPNRLESALGYTGEALMVHGACSSSGCYAMTDAQIGEIYAIVERALKGGQDRFQVQAYPFRMTAKNLAAYKNDPNFPFWRTLKDGYDYFEVTRRQPKVSVCGRRYVFNTEFADGEPADPLAACPPATNQLDPQVASRLDIEKQKLEVAMAGGTSSVMNAYVDGGMHPSFRALLKSSGAKTMAGRVSGTKYPISRPEAALADPFSGAR from the coding sequence ATGATCGCATCGGCGCGCGCCGCAGCTGTCATTGGGCTGTGCGCGTCGCTTGCCGCCTGTACCTCCATGGGTTTCGATAGCGCGTCGAAAGAGCCGCCTAAATTATCCTCCAAGGTTGCTGCGGCCATGTCTGCAAAAGGCATGAAGCCGGAAAACCCGGTGCTGGTTCGCATTTTCAAGCAGGAAAGCGAGCTGGAAGTCTGGAAGGTCGATAAGACCGGCAACTATGCCCTGTTCAAGTCCTATCCGATGTGCCGGTGGTCGGGCAAACTTGGTCCCAAGACGAAGAGCGGAGACAGGCAGGCACCTGAAGGTTTCTATCATGTCTCTTCCAGCATGCTGAACCCGAACTCGCAATATTACGTCTCTTTCAACCTCGGCTATCCGAACCGCCTTGAATCGGCTCTCGGCTATACGGGTGAAGCGCTGATGGTGCATGGCGCCTGCTCCTCGTCTGGCTGTTACGCCATGACCGATGCGCAGATCGGCGAAATTTACGCGATCGTCGAACGGGCGTTGAAGGGCGGGCAGGATCGCTTCCAGGTTCAGGCCTATCCGTTCCGCATGACGGCGAAGAATTTGGCGGCTTACAAGAACGATCCTAACTTCCCCTTCTGGCGCACGCTGAAGGACGGCTACGACTATTTCGAAGTCACCCGCCGTCAGCCGAAGGTGTCGGTCTGCGGTCGCCGTTATGTTTTCAATACAGAGTTCGCTGACGGAGAACCGGCTGATCCGCTTGCTGCCTGCCCACCGGCCACCAACCAACTCGACCCGCAGGTGGCCTCACGTCTCGACATCGAGAAGCAGAAACTTGAAGTTGCGATGGCTGGGGGAACTTCCAGCGTGATGAACGCTTATGTCGATGGCGGAATGCATCCGAGCTTCCGCGCTCTTTTGAAAAGCAGCGGGGCAAAGACCATGGCCGGACGGGTTTCCGGTACGAAATATCCGATAAGCCGACCGGAAGCGGCGCTCGCCGATCCGTTTTCCGGCGCACGATAA
- a CDS encoding SDR family oxidoreductase, whose product MAQEKVALVTGAGSGIGRASAIALAKDGYVIGALGHTADELDTLVAEINTNGGKALTLVADVADEAAMDRAVTALVKSHGRLDVVVANAGINGVWAPIDDLKPEEWDKTITVNLRGTYMTLHKTVPHLKAAGGGSIVIISSINGTRTFTSPGATAYSATKAGQLAMAQQLALELGQYKIRVNAICPGAIETKIDDNTHIRGSHETAIPVEWPEGDIPITGGAAGLSEDVADLVVFLASDKSRHITGTPVWIDGGQGLLR is encoded by the coding sequence ATGGCGCAGGAAAAAGTTGCACTCGTTACCGGCGCTGGATCGGGCATCGGTCGCGCTTCCGCTATTGCTCTTGCCAAGGACGGCTACGTTATAGGTGCGCTCGGCCACACCGCCGATGAACTTGACACGCTCGTCGCCGAGATCAACACCAATGGCGGCAAGGCCCTGACCTTGGTCGCCGACGTGGCGGACGAGGCTGCAATGGATAGGGCCGTGACCGCGCTTGTTAAATCCCATGGGCGGTTGGACGTCGTGGTGGCGAATGCCGGCATCAACGGTGTATGGGCGCCGATCGATGACCTGAAGCCGGAAGAGTGGGATAAGACCATCACGGTTAATCTTCGGGGTACATACATGACCCTTCACAAGACGGTGCCGCATCTGAAGGCCGCCGGTGGCGGATCGATTGTCATCATCTCGTCCATTAACGGCACACGCACCTTCACGTCGCCCGGTGCAACGGCCTATTCGGCCACGAAGGCCGGGCAGCTTGCGATGGCGCAGCAACTGGCGCTGGAGCTTGGCCAGTACAAGATTCGTGTCAACGCGATCTGCCCAGGCGCAATCGAGACGAAGATCGACGACAACACCCATATCCGTGGCTCTCATGAAACGGCAATCCCGGTGGAATGGCCGGAGGGAGACATTCCGATCACAGGCGGAGCGGCGGGCTTGAGCGAAGACGTGGCCGATCTGGTGGTGTTTTTAGCAAGCGACAAGTCCCGTCACATTACCGGTACGCCGGTCTGGATCGATGGCGGTCAGGGACTTTTGCGATAG
- a CDS encoding DNA-3-methyladenine glycosylase: MNKDFFDRDAVVVAKAMIGMEFRFHNTGGIIVETEAYRPDDPASHSFNGPTLRNRVMFGPPGHLYVYRSYGIHWCANIVCTSGSAVLIRALEPETGVELMKMRRGTDVLRNLCSGPGKLCQALAITGDVDGISVLEQPILLRLAQTDLEIVAGPRIGISKGVESPWRFGAKRSPHLSKPFLGLT; the protein is encoded by the coding sequence ATGAACAAGGATTTTTTCGACAGAGATGCCGTGGTCGTTGCCAAGGCAATGATCGGGATGGAGTTTCGCTTTCACAACACGGGCGGCATCATCGTTGAGACGGAAGCCTATCGACCTGATGACCCCGCCTCTCACAGTTTCAACGGGCCGACGCTGCGCAATCGTGTCATGTTCGGACCTCCGGGACACCTTTACGTCTATCGTTCTTACGGCATCCATTGGTGCGCCAATATCGTTTGCACCTCTGGCTCCGCAGTTTTGATCCGGGCGCTTGAGCCTGAGACGGGCGTGGAACTGATGAAGATGAGACGCGGAACTGATGTGCTAAGGAATCTGTGCTCCGGTCCCGGGAAACTCTGCCAAGCGCTTGCGATTACCGGCGATGTCGATGGAATCTCGGTGTTGGAGCAGCCGATCCTCCTTCGATTGGCACAGACTGATCTAGAGATCGTCGCCGGACCGCGCATTGGGATTAGCAAGGGGGTGGAATCGCCTTGGCGTTTCGGCGCCAAGCGCTCGCCACATCTCAGCAAGCCGTTTCTTGGTCTGACCTAA
- the queE gene encoding 7-carboxy-7-deazaguanine synthase QueE, whose translation MSAAVDAPRGLPIRISEIFGPTIQGEGLLIGLPTVFVRTGGCDYRCSWCDTLHAVDSDYREDWKPLSVEAIWGEVEKLSGGKPLTISLSGGNPAIQPLGPLIRKGKDEGYRFALETQGSISKDWFSDLDYLVLSPKPPSSGMETDWQAFEHCLEAAGTAPQLALKIVVFDDADFAFARDAASRFPAVPVYLQPGNHTPPPPDDDDARVDVDGIMDRMLWLVEKVVSERWFEARVLPQLHVLLWGNRRGV comes from the coding sequence ATGAGTGCGGCTGTCGATGCGCCGCGCGGCCTGCCGATCCGGATCAGCGAAATTTTCGGCCCGACCATTCAGGGCGAGGGGCTGTTGATCGGCTTGCCGACCGTCTTCGTTCGCACAGGAGGATGCGACTATCGCTGCTCCTGGTGCGATACGCTGCATGCCGTGGATAGCGATTATCGGGAAGACTGGAAGCCGCTCTCCGTCGAAGCCATCTGGGGGGAGGTCGAGAAACTCTCTGGCGGAAAACCTCTGACGATTTCGCTATCCGGCGGCAATCCGGCAATCCAGCCGCTTGGACCGTTGATCCGCAAGGGCAAAGACGAGGGATATCGCTTTGCGCTGGAGACTCAAGGCAGCATCTCCAAGGACTGGTTCTCTGACCTGGACTACCTCGTACTGAGCCCCAAGCCGCCCTCCAGCGGCATGGAAACGGATTGGCAGGCCTTCGAACACTGTCTGGAGGCTGCTGGAACGGCACCTCAACTCGCGCTGAAGATTGTCGTTTTCGATGACGCCGATTTTGCCTTTGCGCGGGACGCGGCGTCGCGCTTTCCCGCAGTCCCTGTCTATCTCCAGCCCGGCAATCACACCCCGCCACCGCCCGACGACGATGATGCGCGGGTGGATGTCGACGGCATTATGGATCGCATGTTGTGGCTGGTGGAAAAGGTCGTGTCCGAGCGTTGGTTTGAAGCGCGTGTGCTGCCTCAACTCCATGTCTTGCTCTGGGGCAATCGCCGCGGCGTTTAA
- the queD gene encoding 6-carboxytetrahydropterin synthase QueD produces the protein MFRITKEFHFSASHQLKGLPADHQCARLHGHNYIVEVELSGDELNEHGFVRDYHELAPLKRYIDHCFDHRHLNDVLGHDMVTAERLAQHFYTWCKERLPETSAVRVSETAKTWAEYRPAAAR, from the coding sequence ATGTTTCGCATCACCAAGGAATTTCATTTTTCCGCCTCGCACCAGCTGAAAGGGCTGCCCGCCGATCATCAATGTGCACGCCTCCACGGTCACAACTACATTGTCGAGGTAGAGCTTTCCGGTGACGAGCTGAACGAGCACGGCTTCGTGCGTGATTACCACGAGCTGGCGCCGCTGAAGCGCTATATAGACCACTGCTTCGACCACCGGCATCTGAACGACGTTCTCGGCCACGACATGGTGACTGCGGAGAGGTTGGCGCAGCATTTCTACACCTGGTGTAAGGAGCGACTGCCCGAAACGAGTGCCGTGCGCGTCAGCGAGACCGCCAAGACATGGGCAGAGTATCGACCGGCGGCTGCGCGATGA
- the queC gene encoding 7-cyano-7-deazaguanine synthase QueC: MKTIVICSGGLDSVSLAHRIAAEHELLALLSFDYGQRHKKELDFASACAARLGVPHHVIDIRTIGAHLTGSALTDDVEVPDGHYAEETMRSTVVPNRNAIMLTIAFGLAAAQQADAVAIAVHGGDHFIYPDCRPGFIDSLNTMQAHALEGYAKVELYAPYVMVSKADIVTDGAKHDTPFAETWSCYKGGARHCGRCGTCVERREAFHLAGVTDPTDYEDPDFWVAATSAYAAREVR, translated from the coding sequence ATGAAAACGATCGTCATCTGCTCCGGCGGATTGGACTCCGTTTCGCTCGCGCACAGAATTGCAGCGGAACATGAACTACTCGCTCTTTTGTCTTTCGATTATGGCCAGCGCCACAAGAAGGAACTGGACTTCGCCAGCGCATGTGCTGCGCGTCTCGGCGTGCCGCATCATGTTATCGATATCCGCACCATTGGTGCTCATTTGACGGGCTCGGCTTTGACCGACGATGTCGAGGTGCCGGATGGGCATTATGCGGAAGAGACCATGCGGTCCACCGTGGTGCCGAACCGCAATGCCATCATGCTCACCATCGCTTTCGGCCTGGCGGCCGCGCAGCAGGCGGATGCGGTAGCGATTGCCGTTCATGGCGGCGATCACTTCATCTATCCGGATTGTCGTCCGGGCTTTATCGACAGCCTCAACACCATGCAGGCCCATGCTTTGGAGGGCTATGCCAAGGTGGAGCTTTACGCTCCCTACGTCATGGTGTCCAAGGCCGATATCGTCACCGATGGGGCGAAGCACGATACGCCATTTGCCGAGACATGGTCTTGCTACAAGGGTGGTGCGCGCCACTGTGGCCGCTGTGGCACCTGTGTCGAGCGGCGCGAGGCCTTTCATCTGGCTGGCGTGACGGATCCCACCGATTACGAAGACCCGGATTTCTGGGTGGCCGCCACCAGTGCCTATGCGGCGCGGGAGGTGCGTTGA
- a CDS encoding RNA polymerase sigma factor, which translates to MWSKPASQSQINEAMEAYYDDLCRAMRKRGHSPLASQDIVHDIYVRLMGKPRLPENKSAVKAFLIRACINLGIDHFRRMNFEKRLFAGNSEEAASVADARHSAEDTADIGRRLALLKLAIMDLSSQRRRVFLASAVGGLTSTEISKKSGLTKNMVDRHLRKAYLHCLQRLEPTL; encoded by the coding sequence ATGTGGAGCAAGCCTGCTTCCCAATCTCAGATCAATGAGGCGATGGAAGCCTATTATGACGACCTTTGTCGCGCCATGCGAAAGCGTGGTCACTCGCCTCTCGCGTCGCAAGATATCGTGCACGATATCTATGTGCGTCTCATGGGAAAGCCACGGCTTCCGGAAAACAAGTCGGCGGTAAAGGCATTCCTCATTCGTGCCTGTATTAATCTGGGCATAGATCACTTCAGAAGGATGAACTTCGAAAAGCGGTTATTCGCCGGCAACTCCGAGGAGGCTGCAAGTGTAGCGGACGCTCGCCACAGCGCTGAAGACACCGCGGACATCGGTCGAAGGCTCGCACTTCTGAAACTGGCAATCATGGACCTGTCGTCGCAGCGGCGCCGTGTATTTCTTGCCAGTGCGGTCGGAGGACTGACATCGACCGAGATTTCGAAGAAGAGCGGACTGACGAAGAATATGGTCGATCGCCATCTGCGCAAAGCGTACCTGCACTGCCTCCAAAGACTGGAGCCAACACTTTGA